Genomic segment of Populus nigra chromosome 6, ddPopNigr1.1, whole genome shotgun sequence:
TTTTCGCCCAGCAGAGTACATAAAAAGCAAAGGCATTGCAGGTATTGATTCTCCTCTCCCTTATTTTCGACCTccgtttattgttttttttgataAAGACAAGTATAGTTTTCCTTAATTTATCACATCGATCGagtaaattgttatttatttcttccAATACGGATTAAATGAGATTACATAATTAGATCAGTACTCAGGAAAACAACCACTTACAGATTGCTGGGAAGGAGTtataatgtttctttttattttttttatttttgctcacTGGAGTATCTAATTAACAGGAAATGTATCCTTTCATAATCGGaagcaatttaaaaatattaagcgtagtaaaaattgattaaaaagaaaaatgataacataaacatatatatactCGATATATGAActccaaataagaaaaatattagttCCAAgcccaaattaattaatgagatcactaacaatgataaaaataacatgattgACGTTAGTAATCCTCGTATATTATTCCACATTTCCATGAaggaacaattaaaaataaaaagaatacaaaTCCCGGCcatatgcaaaaacaaaaagaaaagaaaacatgaacCGGGATAATTAAATTGAAGCAGATATATAAGTAAGTCTTATTTTCATATATGATGATAGCTAGTGAAAAAAAGGCTTGAACGTGCTCACCACCTTCTTGATCTGATCAACGAATGAAGTGTACGATACTGTTCCATCGTTCCCAGCGAGAACCCTGTACTTATCCTTTCtagtgaagtttgtgcattcgAATCCTAATGTAGCTGCTAAGATTCTTTGGACATAATTGGCAACATCATGTGGGCTTTTACCAGATGAGCATGTAGCTTCTACTGGCAACTGATTCAAGAAAGTCACCTCGTAAACTGGTCTTGGATTCATGAAGAAGAATATAGGGTCCAGAGCTTTGCATCCTCTTGCTGTAGTTGCATGGAAAAAACCAACCCTGTAATTCATTGCCACTGGCACTATCTGGTCAGTTAATTCAGCGAAAAGTGCACTAAATCTCAATAGAAATGGTTCTCTACAAGTTGTTCCTTCTGGACAAACCACGAGGTCACCTTTGGCTAgttctgttttgattttctcAGCATCAACATTGCGGATCCTTGTTAACCGAACGGTGGGGATTGGTGATAGGATCTCTGATAATCTCGAAAGGGAGTATGTGACTGCTGGGATTTTACGCCTTAGCACCGTGGATAGGACAACAGGGTCCATTAGAGTTCGATGCGTGCAAACAAATAGCACACCACTATTGCCACCGGACGCAGGCGGTGGTGGCTTGCCTTTGACAATGACTTTGCCACCCAATACTCTGGACAAGTAAGGTTTAGCCCACATCGGTAACATTACTCCCACTAGAATTCGGATTGTTGCAAGTATGATGCCTAGTGGCATCCAGAGGATGATTAGGAGAGCCGTGGATGGTGTTGGGCGCTTGACCAGGCGGCCATCATGAAAGATTACAGGGAGAGGGCGGACGAGCTGGTGATCATATTGGTTTTGATTGGCCATGAATGGGGGATGTATTTGTTCCTGTCAAGTGTCAACACAAGAAATGGATGTAATTGTTAGCGGTAGCTCGATAAATTAACATGAATAGTATTTTACTTTGGTATTCCATGGGAGATCAAATGGATCTTTAGCTACTTAATGTGATAACCCCTCTCATCCAGCATAAACCATGCACAATCCTCGTCTAGAGTTCGAATCTGAGACCTTCTaataaaacttcaaaatttagtttttaaacaaTTGAACTGTCAACCGAGAAAGCTTTGATTAAGTTAATAACCTTAAATTAATCACACTAGCTGAGGTAATTGCTactaatatatatatgcacTCACCTTGCATAGGGATAGGAAAGAAGAAGTAATCGTCCCTAGTCCAAGACCAGGCTTTTCATCGATAAATAGTTTGGCGACACGAATCGAGATATAAGAATCAATAGTGTTGCCCTTGACAAATCCAGTGGCGAACCCAAACCGGCTTATCACAAGTTCACTCCCAATAACCTCATCGGCTCTCAGATGCTCCTTCACAAACCTTTCTACCATGATCCTTGGCATTTTAGTCACCACAACTCTTTTATCATATGAGCTAAACACTTTCCAAGCCTCCATGTCAATATCATCCATGTAAAACTTTGGTAAAACGGCTCTTGCTACCGACTCAATCTCCGATTCACTAACACCCGCAGTGGCAACGAAGACCACTAGTTTGAGCCCATACTCTCCCATCCCTAACATCTCTAGTAACCAAATCACAGgccaaaaaatcaataacaaggCAAAGCGAAGCAAACCCGATGCCTCAAATGCTACtaacataaaataagaaaagggGTCTCGGTCTTTGAGAAGAGTTCCTTCGAGCTCTGAAACAACTGCATCCATTagggttttgttttgcttggtttttggtgttttgatatttttttatcttgagagGATATTTGTGTGTTCAAAATGTTTGTTTGGTTCTTTGCTTCGAAGGTGACAACGGTTTTATGGGCTGAAAAGATTATGGGAGAGGTTGGCTTGACTGCTCTCTGATCCTGGAATTTGACGGTTTATCAGTTTACAACTGCCCCTTGTATACTTTATAAACACTGCCTCTTGCCATCTTGCctaggtgtgtgtgtgtgtgttgtgtgtgtgtgtgtgtgtgtgtgtgtgtgtgtgttgtatATATATCAATATCTGTAGGATTATACGCCACGTTACCACACAAAGATTGATTACTTAACCCCAACAACTttgtctaattttatttatcaagatTTATAACAGGTTGAACAGTCTATAATTTGTACACCTAAAGTATAACTATTATTAGGTTACTAACCTAGATAACTTGAGCCGCATGTGTTTGTCATGTAATTCAAACGTGAAGTATAATTTGTACACCTAAAGTATAACTATTATCAGGGTTTTGTACGTACGTATGTATGTGGTATATATTTGTCATGTAATTCAATTCTTGATTTGTAAAGTTTGTGATAGTGATCACTCCCACGTTGTTGCATGGGAACTAGCAAAGCTGGCTGATTATTTCTGTTGCTTCAATTCAGTGTTCACCTTTTTCTTTAGTTCTCTCCTCGCAGTTTCTGGAACTCTTTCTGGCTGTGCACTTGTTCTCTATCTAGCTTGCAATGTGTCAAATCATGTGAATTTAGAGTCAGAAAAACAGAAGATGTGCATAGCTTGATGCTTTGATCCGTGATGGTTTTTcgtattttcttttaaagaagTGACCTAATCAAGATTGGTAAGTGAAACGGACATTTCACGTGCTAGCTAGGCTTTGAGTTGTTATCGTTGAAATCAGAATAATTAAGGTCAATATGTGGTGTACTGATTTAGTCCTTCATATGGAGCATTTTCTGCAACGGCTTCCGAGAAATTTCAAACATTCGTGCTGGTTTTACATAAACGTACGGTGGTCAATTAAACTATGATTGTATCTGCTTACAAATCAACCTCTTATTCAGTACATgtataatcatgttttttcccAAAACCAAAGGCACACTGTAGATGGCATCGCATTAATTAGGTGTTGGCCCGTCCAAATAGCCATTCCACCCCTGCTTGACATCGATGACCTTTGTCGTTAATTGTCATACACATGCACAAACACGCACACGAAAccattagataaaaaataaaatcatatcaaagAGTTTGGATATATACTGTGTGAGAGAAATATGAGATTGAGATTGTGTTTAACAAAATCATTATGGTTTTATTAAGCGACATGTTTCCTCTCCtgctaaaaaagaattaattaaaagaaaaaactgtcTTCACCACATTATTTGATTTCCATATGGATTACAGGCCACTCAAGATGGCCAGCACGCTTCATccgtaaataataaataatcacCAAGTAGTTCGTTTCTTGGCTCTACGTATATAATTTCCCGTATGAATGAAAACCATGTATAAGTTTATCCAGCCGAAGATGTCCCGAAGCTGCAATTTGGCTGTCATCATGGGATCCTTGATAATGTTTTAAAGCTCCCTGAGAATTAAAGTAGGTAAGAAAATGGTTTTGCTTTCTTTGAGTACGGTTGGTCAACTTCTTTGTGCAACACTCCTTTCGATTATAAAATGCTAGTAGTTAATTAATTTGCTTTTCAGGTTGTTGTGAACACTTTCTCCCTTAAGTTAGGTAAGGTTGGCAGGAAAATGAGAAACCTGTTAGGAAATATTGGCTATGTGTATTGTGTGAGCTGAGTTTATCCAAAGATTTGGCCAAGTAATATTGCAGATCAAAGTTGTGCTGTGTCCCGGTCTGCAAGCAGGGAAAGGCAATACAATTTATGAAGTTGGTGTTTAATTAAGCTGGGATTTCTTAAAAACCAAGCAAGTAATCGTAATTTGAGAATTGAcatgaatataaataaacaaaggaTTTGTAGCTATTGTCTTGTTTAACGAGACCCGCATAAGCTCATGTTATCCTTAATTTCACGAAACCGAATCAACTTTATTATTCTAAAACTAATTTCAAAGTTACAAGCATGCATGATTTAATGATTATATgctcgatgttttttttttaacgaagCATGTTCGAGTGTCAGTAATTTCAGTTTATTTCGTTGTGatgtaatagaaaataattacctTCTAAACTcatcaaaaaaatcacaaaaaagttTCATGGGATGAATTTAATGTCCCAAAAAATAAGTTGCTGGGTTTGAGTAGGCATTGATTCTAGTTGGGTTAACAACTTCGCGTGGAGAAAGTTTGAGAGTAGGCCTTGATACATGAACTACCCCAAGCTCCATAAGATGTTGGAGAGCCACTCAGCTTAAGCCCAGCTCCTCAATATGCTTCTGTAACACAGCAAAAGTTTCGAGGTTGCCTACATCCATTTATATTTAGCCCCAACGATGTGTTGATTGATCTACTTAATGTGACTGTCCCAAAGAAAGCTCAGgccatcaaaaaaaaaaaaaaatttagattaacgTGGATATTCAGGTCAGCTTGcatgtatctcgactaattccacgagccttgaagttaacgatcatgtaaactttcagtgatcattatatgagcaaccacaaaattcaaatctaaaatctcaaagaaaacaaaccttttaattttaagttcttATCATGAACCATATCTAAATGGTTAAAACTTGTTTGGTTAGTAATGCCATTGGGCTAGTTTCCACTGCCCATTTATGTCCTTGTTGGAGTCGATATTGGCTGCAGCCTTGGCAACGAGGGGAACTTGTAAACTCCCAAGtacaatttaaaatgttttccatatattaaaataatttaaaatgtcaaaaaaattaaataaaaaagataaatttttataaaatataattctaacCATGTTCTCAAACACTGTTTTAAGTGGTGTTTTATTGCGtttcaactataattttaaaaaaaattaaatttttttccaattatttttgttattttctaattaacatAATCTGCTGCATAATTGTAGTAATTTGTAGTGAGTTAACTACTCATGCATTCTGATTGATTCGAGCAAGATACAAGCCGCAAGAACATGATTTCTACTGGTTGATTAATTAAAGTTCAATTCAAGCAAAACCCAACCACAAGTGCTACCGAACATTGCTTGCAACATGGTTATCAAAATCACTTTACATGTGCTGTACATATGTCGTTTAAAAGcatgtaataattatttattgcaGATAATGTCCAGATCAGTTTATCACGTAACCATCTCCCAAGGTAATTAATGGGAGCACAAGTTCGTGAACTGGCTGTGATGACATGCCTGAGCTTTCCAGCACTCACTGTCTGCGCTTCCAGTCTTCGAAGCCTTAATTGACCTCTGATGCAGTGGTTTTTAATTCACGCATTTGAATGTATctggattttatttatttcattctgGACAGCGAGAGAGTAGAGCAAGAGCACTGAAATCATAGGATAGAAGATAACATAAGTTAATAGGAAAGGAATAtctagatataaaattatatctgTGGAAGCAGAAAAAATCAGATTGTTCATGGCCTTCGGAATGTATCTTACAGGTAAAATAACAATTCCGAGGGTGTTTGGAGATGCCTTAATCGGATACTGACAGGTCACGTGATCACGGTTGAATATTTTATGGGGCTAGACGGCGTCACATGTTTGTAAAATCATCTTTATCCGTtagatgttaaaaaaatagaggaaaggCTGACATAATCACCGAAAATAATGCAAGAGGCTTGGACAGTGCGTGGATGCCTTTGTCACACCGCACACGAGATCTCGAAGGCATCTTGAGGTCCTATGTTTGTTGGGCACTGCACCAAAAGCCAGAATGCTCCTTCACCGGCACCTTTCCtgggttaatattaaaaaatcattaatttaatattttttttcaaattaaaagcaTTTAAAAACGGAAATTACATCATTCCCAGATGGGTATTAACTTGAATTCTCGATGgtctataaattaatttaaaaatattatttatttcttttaatcatACTTGAAAAGGCTAgctataatcaaattaaaagtttaaaattttcacatgagatGCGGTTGTTTTCCTAGCTTGCATGACTATCGCTTTAGTTTTCCTGCACAAGTTTGGAGTTTTGGAAGGAGAGTCGTATATGCTGTCCCCTTGATCAtgtagttttcttcttttttttttcaaaataaaagggaaataGATAAAAATGGTGATTTAATATAATTCACGTGAAGTACTGGTAATATTGCAGTAGTCGTTGTATACGTATAGTATTAGTGGACATATTACACCGACCGACCAAATTCTTTTAAGTCTATAATAatgatcagattttttttttattacacgaGCCAAGTGATCTAGGGCAGGTAAATACACTATTTTAATCTTCTGTAATTTAAATTGCATGGTTTCCTTCTTTCAAATAAATGGACAGCCCATTGTTTGTCCATGTAATCCAGTGTAATAAACTTCGGGCATCTTCCATGACTAAATTGGATTTTTAGGTATTAGGATCCAAAAACCtccattttcaaattattatttttttttacataaaaaacctaaaaaaaaatacattacatgAAACTTAATAACCCCGTTCACAGCACCGAAGCATCCTATAGATGAAATTGGATAGACAAATCTTTTCTagctgtaatttatttttttcaatataattagaaatctgagttatttttattgaaaaatcatctttaatatgaatttattgacatcaaaattgatatatttattattaaaatgtaatttatgtaaaacttaatttatctttccTCTTCATCTTTAGTAACTTTCTTTACTCTTTcaatatttgttgttgtttctattgaaaaaaaataaaaattataaacttgatataaagtatataatttaaaactataaaaattttgACAGAAAGGTCAATAAAATAATaggaaatcaaaagaaaagagaacaaattgaaataattaatgttattaaaaaacaaaaatcacaaatttaatttgaaggataaaatcaaaatacataaaaacttcaataaaagagcaagtacaaaaaattaaaaattaaaagtagaaaGATCGAATCGAAATaccttatatataaaaattaaaaatcaatgattaaattgaaaagaaataaagcttcaacaaaagagaaaatgactaaaaaacaacaataaaaactaaaaggtttgaatttgaaaaaaaataacaataaggaTCGTAGTGTATTTATTGGGGCAAGAGAGAAAAAtgaggaaataaaaaaagaaatggtcatCGCTGATACAACGCCCACATCCATAGTACACTCGTCACCTGTAATGAAATAGGAGACGAAGAGGAATCAACTAAGATAGTGAAAGAAATTTTTTGACTGTCAAAAATCACCTCACGCATCGCTTAATATGCATGGGGGTTTCAACATGGTAGTACTTGCTCTGCACGCAACAAcaacttttcaattaaaaactcattattttagAAGGGAATTGTGTTACTATCCTCAACTAAATTTACAATGAACAACAAAACCTTGACTAAATGATCTAAATGCCCATGACtacaatgaattaaatttattgcatCAAATGTCACATGTATAATTctattgtttataaaaaaaataatacccaCATATCCTACTCGAGACCACTAACTTTTTAACttcaaaagtattttgattattttattgtttacaaaacattgaataaatataaatatcccAAACAAAATAGTAATAACTAATAAATCTCATGCAAACACTAAAATAACTctgaaccaaaaaatatataatttttcataggaatgataaaataataactatACTACAGCGGGTTACactaaaacctttttttttagttgcttGTTAATTATACTgtattgtatttgttttctctagaaaaatatatttgtgtGCCCATTATGGGCATTTCAGCTTATAGATAAAACAAGCTTCCAGGAGCATGCACGGGGAATAGCAGCGAGGTGTGAGCACCCAAGTACAGTAGTTGCAATCAAACATTGTATAAACAAAACCCACCTGCCATCGGTGCATTACCGACGCGCCACATGGGCAGGGAGTTGGGCCGGGAGTAGTATCtagtagaaattatttttaaaaatatatttatttaaaaacatattaaaataataatttttaaaaaataataatttttactgaattaaaaatataatttttttaaaataatataaatatagttttttttatgtacactccagtggtaaaaaaattatctagaaaAGCCATACACAACTATTCTAACAACTTAATATAACTTGGTCGACTTttcgaatttaaaattaatttgaataatttttatttaacttaatattaaataataaattaaaaaaaaattaattatataaaaaaatcagatcaACATGCATGAATTTACTAAATTCACGACATGAGCAATGAGACtagaataatattataaaaaacaaaccaaaaaatataaaaaaaaaatcaaactaacaaaaaaccaatgaaaaaaaaacttttgcgattaataatattttataagattttaatatttttgcaaaatatACAGGAATGAtacttttgtaaaataaatgatattttggtattttttgttttccgTCCAGCACGTCCCTTTGAAATGCCCTTGCTACGATGGTGTTAGAAGattgcttaaaaaatatttacaatcagattttttattctatctaattttcttttaattcttttataaaaatatttttcagggtctttttttgtaaatcctGAACCAATATAAAGAACAAGTTGCTTCAATCTGTAAAATAGATTATATATGGTGTTTAGATCAAAGATGTCAGCTTAATTTGGTTGGAATTCTTGGACGgggatataaatattttatttttttcaaaaaaaaaaactatattgcaCGTGTttactgtgtttttaaaatccCTAACAAAAATCTTCCCCTGGAATTTACATATCAAAACATCAGACATTATTCAAATGTGTGGTAAAAGGCAGATTTTATCTGGACTCAAAGCCGATGCCAAACAAAACTTTGGAGCATAGTTTTTAGATTCGGCCCGGTTTAAAATCCGGGTTCCGAGTTTTGACCGGATCACCGGATTTTGATAGGGTTACcagggttaaatttttttaaaattaaaacggcgtcgttttagtaaaaaaaaaagtcaacgggttgcaactaGGTTTTGTCGGGTCAACCCGCCGAGTCACACtaagttttttcctttcctgtttttttttaatccggTCCGGTTCCAGCCTCAAGTCTGCCGGATCCCAAGCGACCCGACGAgccggatttcaaaactatgatttgGAGTATTAATCCAatgaatcttgttttttatgggcaaaaaatcattttaaaataatcaccTGATTTTATAATATCCTATGAGCAATGTTTTTATAATAGAATGTTGGTCAACTGATTTTGAcgataatatcaatatattaaaaatgggCAGTGTGTGGGTAAAAACTAAGGATATAAAAGATATGTTGTTCGTACCTCGTACTTTCGTAAACATGTAGAAGGTTTGTATTAAATCATCAAATGTTTGGATACTGTGTGTACTCTCAAAATACCTCCTCAAAGAGTTAATGTAATTTTCCTCTTGTTTTTCACCATTTATATTCTCTCTCTACAATTCTgcacttccttttcttttaatcattctttttctttccctctttcAACCATCTTTGAAGGTGTGATTGATACtctgataataataatgatttaaaatgttttttatttaaaagtatttttaaata
This window contains:
- the LOC133697918 gene encoding glycerol-3-phosphate acyltransferase 5-like, with amino-acid sequence MDAVVSELEGTLLKDRDPFSYFMLVAFEASGLLRFALLLIFWPVIWLLEMLGMGEYGLKLVVFVATAGVSESEIESVARAVLPKFYMDDIDMEAWKVFSSYDKRVVVTKMPRIMVERFVKEHLRADEVIGSELVISRFGFATGFVKGNTIDSYISIRVAKLFIDEKPGLGLGTITSSFLSLCKEQIHPPFMANQNQYDHQLVRPLPVIFHDGRLVKRPTPSTALLIILWMPLGIILATIRILVGVMLPMWAKPYLSRVLGGKVIVKGKPPPPASGGNSGVLFVCTHRTLMDPVVLSTVLRRKIPAVTYSLSRLSEILSPIPTVRLTRIRNVDAEKIKTELAKGDLVVCPEGTTCREPFLLRFSALFAELTDQIVPVAMNYRVGFFHATTARGCKALDPIFFFMNPRPVYEVTFLNQLPVEATCSSGKSPHDVANYVQRILAATLGFECTNFTRKDKYRVLAGNDGTVSYTSFVDQIKKVVSTFKPFFH